The sequence below is a genomic window from Uranotaenia lowii strain MFRU-FL chromosome 2, ASM2978415v1, whole genome shotgun sequence.
CACGGAAGTGATCATTTCCCCATAATCATCAAAATCCAACACCCCTCCCCACAAGTTGCAACTAGACCGAAATGGAAGTACAAAGAAGCCAACTGGCTTGAATATCAACTGGAAATAGACAATCAACTTTCCATACACCAACCAAACTGCATTCCATCCTTTTCCAAAATATTGATCGAATCTGCCGAGAAGCACATCCCCCGAACCAGTGGTATACCCGGCAGAAATGCCGTCCCATGGTGGGGTCCAGAGGTCAGAGATGCCATTAAACTACGTCGCAAAAAACTCCGTGCTCTGAAACGTCTTCCCCCTGATCACCCTAGTAAAACAATAGCCCTCGATGAATACAAATCTGCCAACTCCCTAGCCAAACGAGAAGTAAGGAATGCCAAAGCAGCCTGCTGGCAACAGTTTACTAGTGATATTCACCCCAATACCTCTGCCAGCGTACTCTGGTCCAAAATTAAAACCTTAAATGGTAACTCTCGAAAAGATCCATTTCACCTTCTACTAAACAATCAATACAACAATGACCCCTTAACCCTGGCCAACTCCTTCTGCAATCATTTCTCCTCCGTCTCTTCCTCTTCCCTTTCCCAACCTACTGATTTCCCCCCAACATCAAACCACAATAACCTGGATTACAACTGCCCATTCACCTATGAAGAACTGGAGTTTGCTCTCTCCAAAGTCAAAGGTCTTTCCGCAGGCCCTGACGATTTAGGTTACCCCCTGCTCAAAAACCTCTCCCTTCTggccaaaaaaaacctttttaaaaataCTAAACCAAATCTGGTCAAATGGAGAACTCCCTGAAAGTTGGAAGATAGGCCTGGTAATCCCGATACTCAAACCCCAACAAAACCCCCATTCAGTAGATAGCTACCGACCCATTACCCTCCTTGACTGCTCCGGCAAAATTATGGAGAGGATGGTCAATCGACGCCTTAATACTATCCTGGATAAACAAAAGCTCCTCGACTCTCGACAATTCGCCTTCCGCGCCGGTAGATCAGTAGATGACTACTTTGATGATCTCGAATCCATCCTGACCACCACCTTAAACCAAAAACACCACGTCGACGCCCTTTCACTCGACCTATCGAAGGCCTTTGATCGAGTTGATCGCACAGCTATCCTCAACCAAATTGTTAAGTGGAACATTGGCGGCCGAATGTACCTTTACATCAAAAATTTCCTGTCCCAAAGATACATCCACGTCCTTATAAACGGTGTGCGCTCTCATATCCAGCCTGTTCCAGGCGGCGTTCCCCAAGGCTCGGTCATAGCACCAGTCTTGTTCCTAATTGCCATTAACACCCTATTCGAAACAATACCCGACAACATCAAAACTTTAATATACGCCGACGACATCCTCTTGTTATCCATTTCCCCTTTCCCTATTATGGCCCGAAGAAGACTCCAACAAGCGGTGGACTTGGTCGCCGAGTGGGCTCCCAAAATAGGTTTCCAATTCTCCCCCAAAAAGTCAACCCTTTTTCACCTCGGCCCCAAtaggaagaaaataaaaaaactgcaaCCCCTCACGATGTCGAACGAAACCATCCCACTGGCCCGCTCCACCCGCCTATTGGGCGTATGGATCGATGACCGTCTAAATTTCTTATGCCATCTGAACAATATCCGTAAAAATACCGTAAACAAAATCAATATCCTCCGTATTATGACTAACAAAACCAGCCTAGCACATCGTGACTCTCTATTCCGGTTCCTCCACGGCTGGCTTATTCCCTCAGCCCTTCATGGGATCGGTATCGTTAGTCTAGCCACAgatgaagtgataaaaaagatagaACCACTGTACAATGACTGTGTCAGAATCATAAGCTCCGCCTTCAGATCAAGTCCAATCCCATCACTGATGGCCGAAAGTGGACAACTACCCTTCATCTATCTCCTCACTAAACATCTTTCCTTGAAAGCTATAAGGGCACTCGCtaacggtggctccagagattcgCCACTAGTTGAAAGAACTAACACACTACTAGTCAAGCTCATCGGTGAGCCTCTTCCCCCTATCTGTACAAGAAACGGCCCATCAATAAAATATTGGAATGACACTAATCCTAAAGTAGATCTGAGCCTAGGCAAAGTAATCAAAGCCGGCAAAGCCTCAGCAATCGTCCTCCCACACTTTTATCAACTCGTACAAGACAAATATTCAAACTCCCCACACATCTATACCGACGGCTCTAAAACCGTTGATGGAAAGGTTGGTTGCGGCATACATGACGGAATCTGTAATAGAAGTTTGCCCCTTCCGGGCCAATGCTCCGTCTTCAGTTCAGAAGTCTACGCCATGCTTGATGCCGTTCAGAAATCTACCATAGACACCGTCATCTTTTCTGATTCGGCCAGTGTTCTCTCTGCGTTGGCAGCCGGCAACCTAAAGCACCCCTGGATCCAATCTATTTTTCACCTAGCTCCTATTAAAAACATCACACTCTGCTGGATACCGGGTCACTCCGGCATTCCAGGTAATGAGTCAGCCGACCGTCTTGCCTCAGCCGGCTCCAAAATTACTCCCCCCACTATTCCCATCCCGCAATCCGATGCCACTCGAACCATTAAAAACCTGATACTCGAAGCCTGGGAAATCGAATGGGCTACGAACAATCGCTCGAAGTTGCGAGAGATCAAAAACACGACGCAAAGATGGATTGACAGATCCAGCAATTCCGAAAGAAGAGCTTTAACTCGACTCCGCATCGGCCACACGCGGCTCACCCACGAATACATAATGGCCAAAGATAACCCTCCTACCTGCAATTCGTGTCTTACCCCTAACTCCATCAAACATATCCTTATCTCCTGTCTCCAATACCATAACCTAAGAATATCCTGTTCCCTCTCACCAAACCTCCGACAAGCATTATCCAACTGTCCTGAAGAGGAAAAGAAAATTATATCCTTCCTCCACAAATCAAAACTCCTTCATAAACTTTAAACTCCTCCttccctacaaaaaaaaaaaaaaaaaaaaaatcaaaaaaaaaaaaacaaaaaaaaaaacaaaaaaaaaaaaaaaattccaaaaaaaaaaaaaattccaaaaaaaaaaaaaaacaacaaaaaaaaaaaaaagtacagaaATACGTGAAACGATACCGCcaatggggatgaataaaccaactggtttaaaatcccaaaaaaaaaaaaaaaaaaaaaaaaaaaaaaaaaaaaaaaaaaaaaaaaaaaaaaaaaaaaagaaacgcaCTCATAGAATAAGCTGCTGACGGAGCTATTGCCGcctttttatcaactttttacCCCGCGGACTCCACga
It includes:
- the LOC129741353 gene encoding uncharacterized protein LOC129741353 yields the protein MGEAPPVWNGLPKPPDNRLLRTVPTWMDPRGEFGDIQFLRLRPSGKTKLPKNPFLISTTVEKLVGKIDGGNPVDGGENYLLRVRNPAQVNALLKLDKLIDGTPINIEYHPTLNLVQCVVSCDHVEGMKDEDLQAFLADQGVVKVYRFLKKSGERTIPTNSMVLTIKGTVRPRHIFFGFIRTETRPYYPRPLMCYLCGKYGHTKKRCSSSPICLECGGPGPHEDCSNPSHCINCGGDHSAISRQCPIHQQEQTIVRLKVDRGISQSEATRIFRNHLANQEEVVRRSQAITTEAEKDKKIQELEGLVSQLMKELANYKQSGEESTLVDNSTATQETDDSEPDTARQTMTPRPPNFTSTPKRNRQDSSLESPPTATITLTKKKKPIAQGYTLHTTTDPRSRQGAGLAIKNNIPYNMISVTSNLHVVCARLNFTFDMTVVSLYIHPQMPFSEFAEELDNLLPQLPQPLIIMTDPNAHSTSWGNTHTSKKGLYLENLAAIHNLAFLNNSQPTRLNPITGAMTTLDLTLVSWELGPKFHWFVLDDTHGSDHFPIIIKIQHPSPQVATRPKWKYKEANWLEYQLEIDNQLSIHQPNCIPSFSKILIESAEKHIPRTSGIPGRNAVPWWGPEVRDAIKLRRKKLRALKRLPPDHPSKTIALDEYKSANSLAKREVRNAKAACWQQFTSDIHPNTSASVLWSKIKTLNGNSRKDPFHLLLNNQYNNDPLTLANSFCNHFSSVSSSSLSQPTDFPPTSNHNNLDYNCPFTYEELEFALSKVKGLSAGPDDLVDSYRPITLLDCSGKIMERMVNRRLNTILDKQKLLDSRQFAFRAGRSVDDYFDDLESILTTTLNQKHHVDALSLDLSKAFDRVDRTAILNQIVKWNIGGRMYLYIKNFLSQRYIHVLINGVRSHIQPVPGGVPQGSVIAPVLFLIAINTLFETIPDNIKTLIYADDILLLSISPFPIMARRRLQQAVDLVAEWAPKIGFQFSPKKSTLFHLGPNRKKIKKLQPLTMSNETIPLARSTRLLGVWIDDRLNFLCHLNNIRKNTVNKINILRIMTNKTSLAHRDSLFRFLHGWLIPSALHGIGIVSLATDEVIKKIEPLYNDCVRIISSAFRSSPIPSLMAESGQLPFIYLLTKHLSLKAIRALANGGSRDSPLVERTNTLLVKLIGEPLPPICTRNGPSIKYWNDTNPKVDLSLGKVIKAGKASAIVLPHFYQLVQDKYSNSPHIYTDGSKTVDGKVGCGIHDGICNRSLPLPGQCSVFSSEVYAMLDAVQKSTIDTVIFSDSASVLSALAAGNLKHPWIQSIFHLAPIKNITLCWIPGHSGIPGNESADRLASAGSKITPPTIPIPQSDATRTIKNLILEAWEIEWATNNRSKLREIKNTTQRWIDRSSNSERRALTRLRIGHTRLTHEYIMAKDNPPTCNSCLTPNSIKHILISCLQYHNLRISCSLSPNLRQALSNCPEEEKKIISFLHKSKLLHKL